The Pedobacter ginsengisoli region ACCATTCTGTTTGTTTTTTTTCATAATGATATTAATGATTCCTGCATTACCATTAGCATCATATTTTGAAGAAGGATTATTAATGATTTCAATTTTGTCAATTGCTGATGCAGGAATATTGTCTAGACCTGCCTGACTTCCAAATCCTGTTAATGCAGTTTGTTTTCCATCAATTAGAATAGTTATTTTGTCATTACCCCTTAGCTGTACTTTTCCGTCTTGCACGGTTACACCCGGTAGATTTTGCATACTTTGCAATACAGATCCACCACTTTGACTGATATTGTCTGACAAAGAATATGTTTTTTTATCTAGCTTATCACTTATGTCACTGGTTTTGGCGGTAATATTCACGCCATCAAGCGAAGTAGATTTTTCCTTTAATTCAATTGGTGGAAGATCTAAAAATTCGGAAAGGCTGCCAATAAATAAATGCTGCAACTTGTTTTCGAAACCAATATAAGATGCCTCTAACAGATAGTTACCTGGCTTAATTCCTTCAATCGTGAACCTTCCGTCTTCGCCTGTTATCGTGCCGGAAACGAAGCTGCTATCTTTTTCATGTTTTAAAACTACATTGGCATACGGAATTGCATTAAGGAATTCACTGCTCTTTACTATACTAGAAATGGTAACTTTATTGACATCCAATTTTTTTTGAGCCAGAGTTTTTATGGCTAAAGCGCATAGTAGTAAAACGCATATATTTACCTTTAAATATTTCATTTGTAGAAGTTTATGGTAATTGCTGGTTTTTTTTATTCAACTCCTTCATTTTACCATTTTTAAACCTTTCACTTGCAGTCTGGTAATAAGAAATTGTTTCTGATACTAATTCTTTGTCCTGAGATTTTACCTCAGTTAATGAATTGTCTTTTTCAGAAACCGAAAATTGTTTTACTCTTTTTCGATCGTCTATTTGAGTAAATAAATTTCTTTTAAGCATCCCCAAAGTCCTGTAATTTCCTATGAAAGCCCGTTCTTCATAGGCTTTCGTTTCATTTACATCTTTACCGTAAAAGGCAGTATTGTAGTTCCATCCTAAATAGCCAAATAGTGTAGGCATCAAGTCAATTTGTGAAACCAGTCTATCAATTCTTTGAGATCGCTCAGGTAGATTATAAATGATTGCAGGTATGTGATGTTTATCTATATTTATTTCCCATTTACCTGCACTGCTTGCGCAATGGTCAGCTACTATAACAAACACAGTGTTTGCAAACCAGCTTTTCTTTTTAGCTTTGGTAATAAATGCTCCTAAAGCATAATCAGTGTACTTTACTGCTGCATTTCTATTTCCTTTAGGTAGGTCAATTTTACCATCAGGAAACGTGTAAGGTTTATGATTAGACGTAGTCATTACAAACTGAAAAAATGGAGTATTCTGTGCAAAGGTCTTATCAGCATACTTTATGGCTTGATTATATAAATCCTCATCACAAATACCCCAGGCATTTTCAAAACTTATTTCATTGTCAGGGATTTTGAAACGATGCGTAGGAATATCATCTGATAGGGGATTGCCTCTGTCTCGGTCTACAATATCAAAGCCCTGCCCACCAAAAAAGTTATTCATATTATCAAAGTACCCATCGCCTCCGTAAATAAAGTACGAATGATAATTCTTTTCTTTAAAAACAGTGGCTGTCGAAAATAAACCTTTATTATCTGGTCTTCTTACAATACTATTCCCCGGAGTTGGAGGTACACAAAGCGTAAGCGCTTCCATTCCCCTAACAGTTCTTGTACCGGTAGCGTACATATTGTTAAAGAAAATACTGTTATTAGCAAGACTGTCGTAATTAGGAGTAATATTTTCCTTATTGCCAAACGTACTTAAAAAATCCGCACTAAAACTTTCGATGGCAATTAATATTACATTTGGCCTTTTTTCATTCGTTCCTTTAGTATACCTGATAATATTATCCCACTGTCCAGAGGTATAATTCTGATTTTCCTGTAAAAGATGCTTTCTAACAATACTGTAAATTTCATTTTCGGGAAGTTTAGGGTAAAAACTATTGTAGTCAAGCTCATTCGACCTAAACGCGGCAAAGAAAGAAAATGTTCCATTTTTTCCAAGCTCATTTATTACTGCATTGTTACTAAAATCTGCTTGTTTATTTTGCAATAATTCTAATAGTAATACTGTTGTAAGTAATAAAGGCGCAGCGTAGATAGCTCGGATACGGATGGAACTTTTTTCTGAAAATGTTTTTCTTAAAGCTTCTGTTTTGTGTAATAAAATAAATGTAGCCACAACCAAAGCCAGTAGTATCGCAATTACCAAAGGCAATGGATAAGATTGGTTTATGTTTGAAACAACTTCATAAGTGTATATCAGGTAGTCAACTGCTATAAAATTGAACCTTACTCCGAATTCATCCCAAAATGGAATTTCAGCCATCAAACTGAAATAAATAATGAAAAGAGTTAACGATAAGTAGATATAGGTAAATGCTTTGTCAAGTGCAGAGCCAATCCATCTTTTTGGGAGTAAAAAAAGATAAATAATATATAGAAACAGGAAGCATAAACCTGCAGTTAAGTCAAAAAGAATCCCAGTCGCAAAAGATCTTAAAACAGAAATTAAACTGGCATCTACATCCTTTGCAGACCAAATGATGAATGTTATCCTTATTAGAAATGAAACAAACATGTATATCCCTAAAACGGAAAACACAGTAGAAAATCTTTTAGTACTC contains the following coding sequences:
- a CDS encoding LTA synthase family protein, with translation MSTKRFSTVFSVLGIYMFVSFLIRITFIIWSAKDVDASLISVLRSFATGILFDLTAGLCFLFLYIIYLFLLPKRWIGSALDKAFTYIYLSLTLFIIYFSLMAEIPFWDEFGVRFNFIAVDYLIYTYEVVSNINQSYPLPLVIAILLALVVATFILLHKTEALRKTFSEKSSIRIRAIYAAPLLLTTVLLLELLQNKQADFSNNAVINELGKNGTFSFFAAFRSNELDYNSFYPKLPENEIYSIVRKHLLQENQNYTSGQWDNIIRYTKGTNEKRPNVILIAIESFSADFLSTFGNKENITPNYDSLANNSIFFNNMYATGTRTVRGMEALTLCVPPTPGNSIVRRPDNKGLFSTATVFKEKNYHSYFIYGGDGYFDNMNNFFGGQGFDIVDRDRGNPLSDDIPTHRFKIPDNEISFENAWGICDEDLYNQAIKYADKTFAQNTPFFQFVMTTSNHKPYTFPDGKIDLPKGNRNAAVKYTDYALGAFITKAKKKSWFANTVFVIVADHCASSAGKWEINIDKHHIPAIIYNLPERSQRIDRLVSQIDLMPTLFGYLGWNYNTAFYGKDVNETKAYEERAFIGNYRTLGMLKRNLFTQIDDRKRVKQFSVSEKDNSLTEVKSQDKELVSETISYYQTASERFKNGKMKELNKKNQQLP